From the Daucus carota subsp. sativus chromosome 8, DH1 v3.0, whole genome shotgun sequence genome, one window contains:
- the LOC135148373 gene encoding uncharacterized protein LOC135148373 isoform X2 — translation MSSGRRRSSRLIASPWVHNWPKKPPAFVTIDDDGESCRTPGIVSGGTLLRKKVRGSVFGKSHGEGSTSTRMEIRSPSLEANRMMMRDQLEDDDAFVTPREQFSNSGRKETEQSGRKMGSYVLPRKARGQMASSGNKQQSQGTTHRHDAAAVAKQKKSKVGSLTPKISETRKRAVKAISTRAHLAVRATTPKRDQANQRRSYEGYIQKKFSPRILADVMRNLSEAQAQWVKSAGFGSLLGFRMEIYTHRLAYRIADAFCSRTCELRLKAGTVVVTESLVNKILGLPQGPLDIELQEGKVGKTTWDEQYRSTSISPGKVRDKLKSSKSVDYNFKMNFLILVYNFFIEANQNMYISRRLLSFGGNIDECGRYNWCKLLIDKLRTTHEFWSEGKAWRNFAGPLAFLIFCYVTCLETPNLVRPSLTYPTYLCWTKTMLRERQNRESSEDTFGVGSIVILDDELEAADKSPIPQGMDSVADQTNFERASSDNVVPDSISGDSEEVIDAGCEGMDVEQDRNGCPLDELLAEADLMQEANAIEIEHTQQALTESRNTNHIVEGSAAHYGRTEEEIMMTEKAAIPTARESAGPVVQKSKQMVRDEADVHL, via the exons ATGAGTTCAG GTCGAAGACGAAGCAGTAGGCTTATAGCAAGCCCGTGGGTGCACAACTGGCCAAAGAAGCCTCCTGCATTTGTAACAATTGATGATGATGGGGAAAGCTGCAGAACACCAGGTATTGTTTCGGGGGGCACTCTGCTTAGGAAGAAAGTACGTGGAAGTGTGTTTGGGAAATCTCATGGTGAGGGATCCACATCAACAAGAATGGAAATACGCAGCCCTAGCCTGGAAGCCAATAGAATGATGATGAGGGACCAGCTTGAAGATGATGATGCGTTCGTTACGCCTAGAGAGCAATTTAGCAACTCGGGGAGGAAGGAAACAGAACAGAGTGGAAGGAAGATGGGATCGTATGTTTTGCCTAGAAAAGCTAGGGGACAGATGGCTTCAAGTGGGAACAAACAACAAAGCCAG GGCACGACGCATAGGCATGATGCGGCTGCGGTTGCTAAGCAGAAGAAGTCAAAAGTTGGCTCATTGACGCCCAAAATATCTGAG ACACGTAAGCGTGCCGTCAAGGCTATTTCTACAAGGGCACATTTAGCAGTCCGTGCAACCACACCTAAGCGGGACCAAGCTAACCAAAGAAGGAGTTATGAAGGATATATTCAAAAGAAATTTTCACCACGTATTCTGGCAGATGTCATGCGCAACCTATCAGAGGCGCAAGCGCAGTGGGTGAAGAGTGCAGGATTCGGAAGCCTCCTAGGTTTCCGTATGGAGATTTACACACACAGGCTTGCTTACAGGATAGCTGATGCATTCTGCAGCAGGACTTGTGAGCTGCGATTGAAAGCAGGAACGGTTGTAGTCACAGAGAGCCTTGTGAATAAGATTCTTGGTCTCCCACAGGGTCCTCTGGATATAGAGCTGCAAGAAGGAAAAGTGGGAAAGACTACATGGGATGAACAGTATCGTAGCACCTCGATTTCTCCGGGCAAGGTTAGGGACAAGTTGAAAAGCAGCAAAAGTGTGGATTACAACTTCAAAATGAACTTTCTAATTCTAGTCTACAATTTCTTCATTGAGGCGAACCAGAATATGTATATATCACGGCGTCTGCTCAGCTTTGGTGGGAATATTGATGAATGCGGTAGATATAATTGGTGCAAATTACTTATTGATAAGCTGCGGACAACCCATGAATTCTGGTCCGAGGGAAAGGCGTGGAGGAATTTTGCAGGCCCACTAGcatttttaatt TTCTGCTATGTCACCTGTCTTGAAACACCAAATTTGGTGCGACCAAGTCTTACATATCCAACGTACTTATGTTGGACTAAAACGATGTTGCGCGAAAGGCAAAACAGGGAGTCATCCGAGGACACATTCGGCGTCGGATCCATTGTGATTCTAGATGATGAACTTGAG GCAGCGGATAAGTCACCAATACCGCAAGGAATGGATAGTGTGGCAGATCAG ACGAATTTTGAGAGAGCTTCAAGCGACAATGTAGTCCCTGACAGCATTTCCGGCGACAGTGAAGAAGTGATTGATGCAGGATGTGAGGGCATGGACGTAGAGCAG GATAGGAACGGGTGTCCACTCGATGAGTTATTGGCGGAGGCGGATCTAATGCAAGAAGCCAATGCAATTGAGATAGAACACACACAG CAAGCATTGACGGAGAGTAGAAATACAAATCATATAGTGGAGGGTAGCGCAGCACACTATGGGAGAACTGAAGAG GAGATAATGATGACTGAGAAAGCGGCCATCCCTACAGCAAGGGAGAGTGCGGGACCTGTTGTGCAAAAAAGCAAG
- the LOC135148373 gene encoding uncharacterized protein LOC135148373 isoform X1, whose amino-acid sequence MSSGRRRSSRLIASPWVHNWPKKPPAFVTIDDDGESCRTPGIVSGGTLLRKKVRGSVFGKSHGEGSTSTRMEIRSPSLEANRMMMRDQLEDDDAFVTPREQFSNSGRKETEQSGRKMGSYVLPRKARGQMASSGNKQQSQGTTHRHDAAAVAKQKKSKVGSLTPKISEVLQFKETRKRAVKAISTRAHLAVRATTPKRDQANQRRSYEGYIQKKFSPRILADVMRNLSEAQAQWVKSAGFGSLLGFRMEIYTHRLAYRIADAFCSRTCELRLKAGTVVVTESLVNKILGLPQGPLDIELQEGKVGKTTWDEQYRSTSISPGKVRDKLKSSKSVDYNFKMNFLILVYNFFIEANQNMYISRRLLSFGGNIDECGRYNWCKLLIDKLRTTHEFWSEGKAWRNFAGPLAFLIFCYVTCLETPNLVRPSLTYPTYLCWTKTMLRERQNRESSEDTFGVGSIVILDDELEAADKSPIPQGMDSVADQTNFERASSDNVVPDSISGDSEEVIDAGCEGMDVEQDRNGCPLDELLAEADLMQEANAIEIEHTQQALTESRNTNHIVEGSAAHYGRTEEEIMMTEKAAIPTARESAGPVVQKSKQMVRDEADVHL is encoded by the exons ATGAGTTCAG GTCGAAGACGAAGCAGTAGGCTTATAGCAAGCCCGTGGGTGCACAACTGGCCAAAGAAGCCTCCTGCATTTGTAACAATTGATGATGATGGGGAAAGCTGCAGAACACCAGGTATTGTTTCGGGGGGCACTCTGCTTAGGAAGAAAGTACGTGGAAGTGTGTTTGGGAAATCTCATGGTGAGGGATCCACATCAACAAGAATGGAAATACGCAGCCCTAGCCTGGAAGCCAATAGAATGATGATGAGGGACCAGCTTGAAGATGATGATGCGTTCGTTACGCCTAGAGAGCAATTTAGCAACTCGGGGAGGAAGGAAACAGAACAGAGTGGAAGGAAGATGGGATCGTATGTTTTGCCTAGAAAAGCTAGGGGACAGATGGCTTCAAGTGGGAACAAACAACAAAGCCAG GGCACGACGCATAGGCATGATGCGGCTGCGGTTGCTAAGCAGAAGAAGTCAAAAGTTGGCTCATTGACGCCCAAAATATCTGAGGTACTGCAATTTAAAGAA ACACGTAAGCGTGCCGTCAAGGCTATTTCTACAAGGGCACATTTAGCAGTCCGTGCAACCACACCTAAGCGGGACCAAGCTAACCAAAGAAGGAGTTATGAAGGATATATTCAAAAGAAATTTTCACCACGTATTCTGGCAGATGTCATGCGCAACCTATCAGAGGCGCAAGCGCAGTGGGTGAAGAGTGCAGGATTCGGAAGCCTCCTAGGTTTCCGTATGGAGATTTACACACACAGGCTTGCTTACAGGATAGCTGATGCATTCTGCAGCAGGACTTGTGAGCTGCGATTGAAAGCAGGAACGGTTGTAGTCACAGAGAGCCTTGTGAATAAGATTCTTGGTCTCCCACAGGGTCCTCTGGATATAGAGCTGCAAGAAGGAAAAGTGGGAAAGACTACATGGGATGAACAGTATCGTAGCACCTCGATTTCTCCGGGCAAGGTTAGGGACAAGTTGAAAAGCAGCAAAAGTGTGGATTACAACTTCAAAATGAACTTTCTAATTCTAGTCTACAATTTCTTCATTGAGGCGAACCAGAATATGTATATATCACGGCGTCTGCTCAGCTTTGGTGGGAATATTGATGAATGCGGTAGATATAATTGGTGCAAATTACTTATTGATAAGCTGCGGACAACCCATGAATTCTGGTCCGAGGGAAAGGCGTGGAGGAATTTTGCAGGCCCACTAGcatttttaatt TTCTGCTATGTCACCTGTCTTGAAACACCAAATTTGGTGCGACCAAGTCTTACATATCCAACGTACTTATGTTGGACTAAAACGATGTTGCGCGAAAGGCAAAACAGGGAGTCATCCGAGGACACATTCGGCGTCGGATCCATTGTGATTCTAGATGATGAACTTGAG GCAGCGGATAAGTCACCAATACCGCAAGGAATGGATAGTGTGGCAGATCAG ACGAATTTTGAGAGAGCTTCAAGCGACAATGTAGTCCCTGACAGCATTTCCGGCGACAGTGAAGAAGTGATTGATGCAGGATGTGAGGGCATGGACGTAGAGCAG GATAGGAACGGGTGTCCACTCGATGAGTTATTGGCGGAGGCGGATCTAATGCAAGAAGCCAATGCAATTGAGATAGAACACACACAG CAAGCATTGACGGAGAGTAGAAATACAAATCATATAGTGGAGGGTAGCGCAGCACACTATGGGAGAACTGAAGAG GAGATAATGATGACTGAGAAAGCGGCCATCCCTACAGCAAGGGAGAGTGCGGGACCTGTTGTGCAAAAAAGCAAG